In a genomic window of Lacrimispora sp. BS-2:
- a CDS encoding S8 family peptidase yields the protein MKKVLDNNYYDLIITNPVVSAPSDDNITYLNNRHSLLHVPTVDINTCDLVNYPYHTFPAIYTPTSTVSLEQTGIGEVQRNPALALFGQGVIVVVIDTGIDYQHPAFRNSDGSTRILTIWDQTQQEGTPPDTFTFGTEYSRDTINAALNSEDPLSVVPTTDTNGHGTAIASVIAGTPNILEAFSGVVPQSDLVIVKLKEAKQNLRKFYFIPDDALCFQESDLMLGFRYSLTIQERFNRPVVTCFAVGSNQGGHDGRGALSGYLNDLSIQPGIGISVSAGNEGNSQRHYFNSTLLEPYYNDFELRIGENDKMFGMEIWSYSLARLSIDISSPNRESTQQVYPAIGDCRTFNFVFTPTTLYINNYLFEEETGDQMILVRFQDTTPGIWRIRIRSVDNEPMSFHAWLPADNLISDQTFFLNSSPDTTITSPGNGRRQLTVTAYNQINNSVLGESSRGYTRIGLVKPDIAAPGYQLTCAVPGGGYGSVTGTGAAAAHAAGIISMVFEWAIVRDHYNTINGIDVSRLIMRGATRASSSTYPNNIWGYGQVNVTNLFRQLTSI from the coding sequence GTGAAAAAAGTTTTGGATAACAATTATTATGATTTAATCATTACCAATCCAGTGGTTTCAGCTCCCAGTGATGATAACATTACCTATTTAAATAACCGGCATTCCTTGCTGCATGTCCCGACTGTAGACATAAACACCTGCGATCTGGTAAATTATCCCTATCACACTTTTCCGGCTATATATACCCCCACTTCTACAGTCAGTCTTGAGCAGACCGGTATTGGGGAGGTGCAGCGAAATCCTGCCTTAGCTCTGTTCGGACAGGGCGTAATTGTTGTAGTCATTGATACAGGTATTGATTACCAGCATCCTGCTTTCCGCAACAGCGATGGTTCGACCCGTATCCTCACCATATGGGACCAGACTCAGCAGGAGGGTACTCCACCTGATACGTTTACCTTTGGTACGGAATACAGCCGGGATACAATCAATGCTGCATTGAATTCTGAAGACCCCTTATCCGTTGTGCCAACAACAGACACCAACGGACACGGAACAGCCATTGCAAGCGTTATCGCCGGTACTCCCAATATACTGGAAGCCTTTAGCGGGGTAGTCCCTCAATCTGACCTGGTGATCGTAAAGCTGAAGGAAGCAAAACAAAATCTAAGAAAATTTTATTTTATTCCCGATGATGCTTTATGCTTTCAGGAATCCGATCTTATGCTCGGCTTTCGTTATTCCCTTACCATTCAGGAAAGATTTAACCGCCCTGTGGTCACCTGCTTTGCCGTTGGGAGCAACCAGGGAGGCCATGACGGGAGAGGCGCTCTAAGCGGTTACCTAAATGACCTGTCAATTCAGCCCGGTATCGGCATATCCGTCTCTGCCGGTAATGAGGGAAATAGCCAAAGACATTATTTTAATTCCACCTTATTAGAGCCTTATTACAATGATTTCGAATTGAGAATAGGGGAAAATGATAAAATGTTTGGCATGGAAATCTGGTCATATTCTCTTGCACGGCTTTCTATTGACATTTCCTCACCAAACAGGGAATCCACCCAACAGGTTTATCCTGCCATCGGCGACTGCAGAACATTCAACTTTGTATTCACTCCTACTACACTTTATATCAACAACTATCTGTTTGAAGAGGAAACCGGAGACCAGATGATCCTGGTCCGCTTTCAGGACACCACTCCCGGAATCTGGCGTATACGGATAAGGAGTGTAGATAATGAACCTATGTCCTTTCATGCCTGGCTTCCTGCAGACAATCTTATATCCGACCAGACCTTTTTTCTTAATTCCTCTCCGGATACCACCATCACCTCACCTGGAAACGGCAGACGCCAGCTGACTGTTACTGCCTACAACCAGATTAATAATTCAGTTCTCGGTGAATCAAGCAGGGGCTATACAAGAATCGGCCTTGTTAAGCCGGATATTGCAGCTCCCGGTTACCAGCTCACCTGTGCAGTTCCTGGAGGCGGATACGGTTCTGTAACAGGAACAGGCGCTGCTGCTGCCCATGCAGCCGGCATTATTTCCATGGTTTTTGAGTGGGCCATTGTCAGGGACCATTACAACACGATCAACGGCATTGATGTCAGCCGGCTGATTATGAGAGGGGCCACGCGGGCCAGCTCATCCACCTATCCCAATAACATATGGGGATACGGCCAGGTGAATGTGACTAATTTATTCAGGCAGCTTACCAGCATTTAA
- a CDS encoding phage holin family protein: MEEIIKYVKPELVVVAVVLYLLGQWIKQSQTIKDKYIPMINGAVGIVLCGVYVMSICEVHTIQQIATAAFTAITQGILAAGLSTYVNQLIKQSGKTE, encoded by the coding sequence ATGGAAGAAATTATAAAATATGTGAAACCAGAACTGGTTGTAGTGGCGGTGGTCCTTTACCTGCTGGGGCAGTGGATCAAGCAAAGCCAGACGATTAAAGATAAATATATCCCGATGATTAACGGAGCAGTGGGCATTGTTTTATGCGGTGTTTACGTAATGTCCATATGTGAGGTTCACACCATCCAGCAGATCGCTACGGCAGCATTTACAGCAATTACCCAGGGAATACTGGCTGCGGGGCTGAGCACGTACGTTAATCAGCTGATCAAGCAATCTGGTAAAACAGAATAA
- a CDS encoding peptide-methionine (S)-S-oxide reductase yields the protein MVETIYFAGGCLWGVQAFIKTLKGVINTQAGRANGYSNTLEGGYDGYAECVKTEFDPEIVTVSQLMDYFFEIIDPYSVNKQGNDVGEKYRTGVYSKVPRHLEDAKNYITERADRDKIAVEVLPLMNYVKSADEHQDRLDRCPNDYCHIPKNLLHKYS from the coding sequence ATGGTTGAAACAATATATTTTGCAGGTGGCTGTCTATGGGGTGTACAAGCATTTATCAAAACACTAAAAGGTGTTATTAATACTCAAGCAGGACGAGCAAATGGTTATTCAAATACTCTCGAAGGCGGGTATGATGGTTATGCTGAATGCGTAAAAACAGAATTTGACCCTGAAATAGTAACTGTTTCTCAACTAATGGATTATTTTTTTGAGATTATAGATCCTTACAGTGTGAATAAACAAGGTAATGATGTAGGAGAAAAATACCGCACAGGGGTATATAGTAAAGTGCCTCGACATTTGGAAGATGCCAAGAATTATATAACAGAAAGAGCAGATAGGGACAAAATTGCAGTGGAAGTTCTTCCGCTAATGAATTACGTTAAAAGTGCAGATGAACATCAAGATAGGTTAGATAGGTGCCCTAATGACTATTGTCATATTCCTAAAAATTTATTACATAAATATTCATAA
- a CDS encoding S8 family peptidase, with amino-acid sequence MEKILDNRYYDLIISNAMVPTYNTGDNITMLNEMNSLLHITKDQMDACDLGANPYHSFPALYTLESSVSIEKSGVGAVQRTPGFGLIGRGVIIGIVDTGIDYRHPAFKYNDRTTRILSIWDQTQVGSTPPRGFTFGAEYTKELINFALISENPYAIVPTVDTIRHGTAIASIIAGRPNDAYNFSGIVPDADLLVVKLKTAKENLKNLFFVPENALCYQESDIILGIRYLVTTAQRLNRPLVICIALGSSQGGHDGRGASSVYLNYLVQQPKIGVTVAAGNEGDSRRHYFNSTQSEPYVNGFRLNVGTNDKGLSMEIWPYIPSRLFIEITAPTWESSPIIYPTFGECKKIEFQSVGSTVWVNNIIFEEGTGDQLILVRFQNIASGTWYFRVGSTENEAFSFHAWLPSGNLISNETFFLDSNPNTTITAQGDAVHPLTVTAYNSMDDNILNESSRGYTRMGLVKPDVGAPGYQLPCALPDFQYGTATGTGAAAAHAAGIAAMVMEWSYNKGNYTAVTGYQVNRLMIRGAKRDPSYVYPNNVWGYGRLDAENMFRQMTTF; translated from the coding sequence ATGGAAAAAATACTGGATAATCGGTATTATGATCTGATCATAAGTAATGCCATGGTTCCAACCTATAATACTGGTGATAATATTACTATGCTGAATGAAATGAATTCCCTGCTGCATATAACAAAGGATCAGATGGATGCCTGTGATCTTGGTGCAAATCCCTATCATTCCTTTCCGGCTTTATATACCCTGGAATCATCGGTCAGCATTGAGAAATCCGGCGTTGGAGCGGTTCAGAGAACGCCTGGATTTGGTCTGATTGGGCGAGGGGTAATCATCGGTATTGTGGATACCGGTATTGATTACCGCCATCCGGCATTTAAGTATAATGACAGAACAACCAGAATTCTATCCATATGGGATCAGACACAGGTGGGAAGTACACCTCCAAGGGGGTTTACCTTTGGAGCTGAATATACCAAAGAGCTGATTAATTTTGCATTGATATCTGAAAATCCTTATGCAATTGTTCCCACGGTTGATACGATACGTCACGGAACCGCCATTGCAAGCATCATTGCCGGACGGCCTAATGATGCTTATAATTTCAGCGGTATTGTTCCTGATGCGGATCTTCTGGTTGTAAAATTAAAAACGGCAAAAGAAAACTTAAAGAATCTGTTCTTTGTTCCGGAAAATGCTTTGTGCTATCAGGAATCCGACATCATCCTTGGAATCCGGTATCTGGTTACTACTGCCCAAAGGCTGAACCGGCCTCTGGTCATATGCATTGCTCTTGGAAGCAGTCAGGGAGGGCACGACGGAAGGGGAGCCTCCAGCGTCTATCTGAATTATCTGGTACAGCAGCCCAAAATCGGGGTGACCGTTGCTGCCGGGAACGAAGGAGACAGCCGAAGGCATTATTTCAACAGTACTCAGTCAGAGCCTTATGTAAACGGCTTCCGGTTAAACGTAGGAACCAATGATAAGGGACTTTCCATGGAAATCTGGCCATACATACCTTCCAGGCTTTTTATAGAGATCACCGCTCCCACCTGGGAGTCATCACCGATCATTTATCCGACCTTTGGAGAATGCAAAAAAATTGAATTTCAATCCGTAGGAAGCACTGTCTGGGTGAATAATATTATTTTTGAGGAGGGAACCGGTGATCAGCTGATTCTGGTACGTTTTCAAAATATAGCCAGCGGAACCTGGTATTTTAGAGTTGGAAGCACTGAGAATGAAGCTTTTTCATTTCATGCCTGGCTGCCTTCTGGAAATTTAATATCAAATGAGACCTTTTTCCTGGATTCCAATCCGAATACGACCATAACCGCTCAGGGAGATGCAGTACATCCTCTTACTGTTACGGCCTATAATTCTATGGATGATAATATTCTTAATGAATCAAGCAGAGGATATACCAGAATGGGGCTGGTAAAGCCTGATGTTGGGGCTCCCGGCTACCAGCTTCCCTGTGCGCTTCCTGACTTTCAATATGGAACCGCTACCGGTACCGGAGCTGCGGCCGCCCATGCGGCAGGGATCGCGGCCATGGTAATGGAATGGTCCTACAATAAAGGAAACTATACGGCTGTTACCGGATATCAGGTCAACCGCCTGATGATACGCGGAGCAAAGCGGGATCCATCGTATGTTTATCCCAACAATGTATGGGGGTACGGGCGGCTGGATGCGGAAAATATGTTTAGACAGATGACAACATTTTAA
- a CDS encoding NUDIX hydrolase yields MMEDKKWLEWAVELQAIAQAGLYYTKDCFDQERYERIREISAEIISRQSEMPVKKVKDLFCCETGYQTPKIDSRAAIFKDNRILLVKEADGKWSLPGGWVDVNLSVKENIIKEVMEEAGLNVKVEKVIAVQDREKHNLPAYAYKVCKIFIQCSVLGGSFKANNETTDSRYFSLEELPPLATEKNNAEQIKMCFQAFSERDWKTILD; encoded by the coding sequence ATTATGGAAGATAAAAAGTGGCTTGAATGGGCGGTTGAATTGCAGGCAATTGCACAGGCTGGACTGTATTATACGAAGGATTGCTTTGACCAGGAACGGTATGAGAGGATCCGGGAGATTTCGGCTGAAATAATCAGCAGGCAATCAGAAATGCCTGTTAAAAAGGTCAAAGATTTATTTTGTTGTGAAACAGGATATCAAACTCCCAAGATAGATTCCAGGGCTGCTATTTTTAAGGACAACAGGATTCTCCTGGTAAAAGAAGCCGATGGAAAATGGTCATTGCCAGGAGGCTGGGTCGATGTGAATTTATCGGTAAAAGAGAATATCATAAAAGAAGTCATGGAAGAAGCCGGTCTCAATGTCAAGGTCGAAAAAGTCATTGCTGTGCAGGACAGAGAAAAACATAATCTTCCTGCCTATGCCTATAAGGTTTGTAAAATTTTCATACAGTGTTCCGTTCTTGGCGGTTCATTTAAAGCAAATAATGAGACTACAGACAGCCGGTATTTTTCACTGGAAGAATTACCGCCCCTTGCTACGGAAAAGAACAATGCAGAACAAATAAAAATGTGTTTTCAGGCTTTTTCGGAACGAGACTGGAAAACAATTCTGGATTAG
- a CDS encoding 2'-5' RNA ligase family protein, whose protein sequence is MNTRTIMIFPEFHNMDVIQFYRDQYDPLSALVKPHITLVFPFQSNISNDKLNRHLNDKLMNIRPFEITLHGVSKQPDEFGNYLFLNIIEGKEHILKIHERLYSGVLREYNKGQPYCPHLTLGNLHSIEKLERAYFDVSKCNETFRTVINTISVEMIGSLEESIIISEHKLWK, encoded by the coding sequence ATGAATACAAGGACAATCATGATATTTCCAGAGTTTCATAACATGGATGTGATTCAATTCTATAGGGATCAATACGACCCATTATCCGCTCTTGTTAAACCGCATATCACTTTAGTTTTTCCGTTTCAAAGCAACATTAGTAATGATAAATTAAACAGACATTTAAATGATAAGCTTATGAATATCAGACCCTTTGAAATCACTCTCCATGGAGTTTCGAAGCAGCCTGATGAATTTGGGAATTATTTATTTTTAAATATTATAGAAGGAAAGGAACATATTCTTAAAATCCATGAAAGGCTATATTCCGGTGTATTGAGGGAGTATAACAAAGGACAGCCTTATTGTCCCCATTTAACTCTTGGAAATCTGCACTCTATAGAAAAACTGGAAAGGGCTTATTTTGATGTTTCTAAGTGCAATGAGACATTTAGGACCGTGATAAACACAATTTCAGTAGAAATGATTGGATCATTGGAGGAGTCAATTATAATAAGCGAACATAAGCTGTGGAAATAA